One region of Oryza glaberrima chromosome 7, OglaRS2, whole genome shotgun sequence genomic DNA includes:
- the LOC127778872 gene encoding DNA repair protein RAD16, with translation MPRRGASSASTSRGRRRPREEEEEEDEEEVVGDVASDDSADSDFVADTEEEEAAYDEYDYASDGEDGAGPAAAAAAAPAAVAPPPPQPKRLQGGRKKGAGGHGKLPLPWEVWEEANEKWLDEREAAAKGEEPPDPEAPPAVAAGVPTAEPAPEVLLPLLRFQKEWLAWALAQEASPSRGGILADEMGMGKTIQGISLVITARRLRPPAPPPRRRAASSSQGQPKRWVGCTLVVCPVVAVIQWAQEIERHTAKDSVRVLVYHGGRRGAQKYDFNKYDFVITTYSTIEADYRKHIMPPKTRCCYCDKLFYPNKLKVHLRYYCGPDAQRTEKQAKQESRKWGSKKGTSKRRVQKKKNDSDGEDFEERDGGSGSQSRGQSPLHSVRWERIILDEAHFIKDRRCNTAKAIFALESEYKWALSGTPLQNRVGELYSLIRFLQIFPYSNYFCKDCNCEILDTLLKKQCDCGHSSVRHFCWWNKYISKPIQFGSASFEGKRAMVLLKEKVLKGIVLRRTKKGRAADLALPPKIVTLRRDSFDKNEMEFYEALYTQSRTQFDSYVDAGTLMNNYAHIFDLLTRLRQAVDHPYLVAFSKTAELGDRSKNEGNENMESQCGICHDMTEDAVVTSCEHVFCKNCLIDYSATLGNVSCPSCSVPLTVDLTPRSSGEKVTPNLKGGKRSGILGRLQNLADFKTSTKIDALREEIRNMVEHDGSAKGIVFSQFTSFLDLIEFSLQKSGIKCVQLNGKMNIVEKGKAIDTFTNDPDCRIFLMSLKAGGVALNLTVASHVFLMDPWWNPAVESQAQDRIHRIGQFKPIRSMRFVIKDTVEERILQLQEKKRLVFEGTVGDSPEAMSKLTEADLKFLFQN, from the exons atgcctcgccgcggcgcgtcCTCCG CTTCCAccagccgcggccgccgccgcccccgcgaggaggaggaggaggaggatgaggaggaggtggtgggggatGTCGCCTCCGACGACTCCGCCGACTCCGACTTCGTCGCCGacacggaggaggaagaggcggcgtACGACGAGTACGACTACGCGTCCGATGGGGAGGATGGCGCGGGGCccgcagcagctgctgctgctgctcctgcggCGGTGGCCCCGCCGCCCCCGCAGCCGAAGCGGCTGCaaggggggaggaagaagggggcgGGTGGCCACGGGAAGCTGCCCCTGCCGTGGGAGGTGTGGGAGGAGGCGAACGAGAAGTGGCTCGacgagcgggaggcggcggccaaggGGGAGGAACCCCCGGACCCGGAGGCTCCCCCCGCCGTGGCCGCGGGGGTGCCCACGGCGGAGCCGGCCCCGGAGGTGCTGCTCCCGCTGCTGCGCTTCCAGAAGGAGTGGCTCGCGTGGGCGCTCGCGCAGGAGGCCTCCCCCTCGCGCGGCGGCATCCTCGCTGACgagatggggatggggaagACCATCCAGGGCATCTCGCTCGTCAtcaccgcgcgccgcctccgccccccggcaccgcctcctcgccgccgcgccgcgtcgtcgtctcAGGGCCAGCCGAAGCGTTGGGTGGGATGCACGCTGGTGGTCTGCCCCGTGGTGGCCGTCATACAGTGGGCGCAGGAGATCGAGCGGCACACGGCCAAAGACAGCGTGCGCGTGCTGGTGtaccacggcggccggcggggtgCTCAGAAGTATGATTTCAACAAGTACGACTTCGTGATCACCACCTACTCCACCATCGAGGCGGACTACCGGAAGCACATCATGCCACCCAAGACTCGGTGCTGCTACTGTGATAAATTGTTTTACCCCAACAAGCTGAAGGTGCATTTGAGGTATTACTGTGGTCCTGATGCTCAGCGAACCGAGAAGCAGGCCAAACAGGAGAGCCGGAAATGGGGTAGCAAAAAGGGGACATCGAAGAGGAGGgtccaaaagaagaaaaatgataGTGATGGTGAGGATTTTGAGGAACGTGATGGGGGATCGGGGAGCCAATCAAGGGGTCAGTCACCTCTACACTCAGTGCGGTGGGAGCGTATTATTTTGGATGAG GCTCACTTCATAAAAGACAGACGTTGCAATACAGCCAAGGCTATTTTTGCATTAGAATCGGAATACAAGTGGGCTTTGAGTGGGACACCTTTGCAGAATCGTGTTGGAGAACTCTACTCGCTG ATCcgttttttgcaaatatttccTTACTCGAACTATTTCTGCAAGGACTGCAACTGCGAGATACTAGATACCCT TCTAAAGAAACAATGTGATTGTGGTCACTCATCTGTCAGGCATTTTTGCTGGTGGAACAAG tatatatcaaaaccaatacaATTTGGATCAGCAAGTTTTGAAGGCAAAAGAGCCATGGTTCTTCTAAAGGAAAAGGTTCTGAAGGGCATAGTGTTAAGGCGCACGAAAAAAGGAAGAGCTGCAGATCTTGCCCTCCCGCCAAAGATT GTGACCTTAAGGAGGGACTCTTTCGATAAAAATGAAATGGAATTCTACGAAGCTTTATATACTCAGAGTCGCACGCAATTTGATTC ATATGTTGATGCTGGGACGCTGATGAACAACTATGCACATATCTTTGACCTCCTAACAAGGTTGAGACAG GCTGTTGATCATCCATATCTTGTGGCATTTTCTAAGACAGCAGAACTCGGTGACAGAAGTAAAAATGAAGGAAATGAGAACATGGAAAGCCAGTGTGGTATATGCCATGATATGACAGAAGATGCTGTG GTTACCTCTTGTGAACATGTATTCTGCAAGAATTGTTTGATAGACTACTCTGCAACTTTGGGGAATGTTTCATGTCCATCTTGTTCAGTGCCCCTTACTGTCGACCTAACACCACGAAGTTCTGGAGAAAAGGTCACTCCAAATTTGAAGGGTGGCAAACGCTCAGGAATATTAGGCAGACTACAAAACCTTGCAGATTTTAAGACAAGCACAAAAATCGATGCCTTG AGAGAAGAGATAAGAAACATGGTTGAGCATGATGGTTCCGCCAAAGGGATTGTGTTCAGCCAGTTCACATCATTCTTGGATTTGATTGAATTCTCCCTGCAGAAG TCTGGTATCAAGTGCGTGCAACTTAATGGCAAAATGAACATTGTTGAGAAGGGGAAAGCTATAGATACCTTCACCAATGATCCAGACTGCAGGATTTTTCTGATGAGCTTGAAAGCTGGAGGAGTAGCTCTCAATCTCACTGTGGCATCACAT GTTTTCTTGATGGACCCTTGGTGGAATCCTGCAGTCGAGAGTCAGGCCCAGGATCGAATCCACCGAATTGGGCAGTTCAAGCCAATCAG AAGCATGAGGTTTGTGATCAAGGACACCGTTGAGGAGCGTATACTGCAGCTGCAAGAGAAGAAGCGACTGGTGTTTGAAGG CACCGTTGGCGACTCACCTGAGGCCATGTCCAAGCTTACAGAGGCTGATCTCAAGTTCTTGTTCCAGAACTGA